The nucleotide sequence TAATAACAGATATTACAGCAACCGCACGCAAACCATCTATATCTGGACGATATTTAAACTTACCCACACATCCCTCTCTTTTTATGTAAACTATTGTTTTCTGGCTCGTACAGGGCAAGATTACGAAGCCCCTTTTCCTTACCGACGGTAATCTTTGATGATGCTGAAATGCATAAATGGTTTGACTAGTTCACTCATAGTTACCTCCGATTTCCTTATCGGTTCTACTGAGATTTATTGCTGCAAGGCTCGCTTAGAACCAGCCTGCAAATTCACCGAACACCCGGCCAGCACCAGAACCAATATAAATGTCACTGCATTCGCCGGTGGCTGCAGGTTAAAGTCCACTGAAATATGTATCAGCATGCCGATAATCGCCATAAAGCAGCCCAGCGCAGTTCCCTTTAGAGTTTTACTGTTTCTGCTGCGGATCGCTTTAAAGCTTAACCACAGCGCAAAAAGCACAGAAAGCCCTAATAGCAGCGTTGCCGGAATTCCAGTTTCAACCGCAAACTGAACATATTCATTATGAGCAAAGTCATAATAACCGATATTACGTTTAGTATAGGAGGGAAAAGTGGAATAAAAGCTTCCCAGACCAGTGCCTGTATAAGGGTAATCCTGAATAATCTCCATACTCCAGTTAACCACCTCATCACGGGTTTCCTGAGTCATGGAAGTATGCTCTAAACGCTCTTTTACTTTACCCAGCCCAAATACGGTGCCCACAATAAAGGTATCAATGGCAAGCAGAGAGATAATTAATACCGTTAATGCTCTTGGCCGGTTTTTATAAAACAGCAGCGCGACAATACCGCCAATCACGGTCACCGAGAAAAACGCGGTATTGCCCATTCTTGAGCGCGTCATAACCAGTGCAATCACCATTATCACCAGGCATAAACGCACAATCATTTTCGGGGAAAGCAGCGCCTCTGACCAGCGCGTAATCCGCACACGCCAGTTACCTGAAGCACTCTGGTGCAGGTCGGCAACAATTAGCCCTGTACCTAAACAAAGCGACATCATCATATAATTGGCAAGGTGGTTATGATAAACAAAAGAGCCGCTAGCCCGCGGCCCTTGTCGCATTCCGAACACCCAGCTTTCCGTGGTTCCGGTAAGTATCATCAAGGCGGCATAAAACGCCTGGAAAGTGCCACTGATCACCACAAACAGCAGTACTTTTCTAACCCTGTCGACACTGTTAATCAGCACAACCGCATTAAAAGCAAAAAGCGTATAAGCCAGCCCTTTTAACAACCCGGTAAGGGTCGCGTACCTGTCCAGCGACAGCGTCATAGACTCCAGCGCAAGCGAGCTATAGATCTCAAACGCCTTCGGAGACATAAACTGAACAACACTATGTGGTAACGGAACAAGCTGAAAAGCCGTCCATAACTGAAACAGCACTAAGGGAACCAACAACCAGGCAAACCGCTTAACCCTATGCCACGGGAAATCCCCCCTCAGGGTAAAAATAAGCGCAACGGTCTGCAGTGAAATCCAGATTTCGAACACAGACCAGGCCCAAACCCTGTGGCTAGCCAAAGGAATAGGCAACCAGATAATAAGAACAAGAAGACTATAAAAACAAAAACTCTCAGTGCGGGTCATGAATAAACCAAAAAGATAAGAAAAAAATGAAAATAAGGAAGCACAAAGGTTACATATAAATCAACAAGCACCGACTATCCCAACCCGTAACCTGCAACCTGCAACCTG is from Vibrio sp. JC009 and encodes:
- a CDS encoding O-antigen ligase family protein — translated: MFEIWISLQTVALIFTLRGDFPWHRVKRFAWLLVPLVLFQLWTAFQLVPLPHSVVQFMSPKAFEIYSSLALESMTLSLDRYATLTGLLKGLAYTLFAFNAVVLINSVDRVRKVLLFVVISGTFQAFYAALMILTGTTESWVFGMRQGPRASGSFVYHNHLANYMMMSLCLGTGLIVADLHQSASGNWRVRITRWSEALLSPKMIVRLCLVIMVIALVMTRSRMGNTAFFSVTVIGGIVALLFYKNRPRALTVLIISLLAIDTFIVGTVFGLGKVKERLEHTSMTQETRDEVVNWSMEIIQDYPYTGTGLGSFYSTFPSYTKRNIGYYDFAHNEYVQFAVETGIPATLLLGLSVLFALWLSFKAIRSRNSKTLKGTALGCFMAIIGMLIHISVDFNLQPPANAVTFILVLVLAGCSVNLQAGSKRALQQ